A window from Cryptomeria japonica chromosome 1, Sugi_1.0, whole genome shotgun sequence encodes these proteins:
- the LOC131053697 gene encoding hydroxyethylthiazole kinase, translating into MEALKNNENWGSDAWKCICRVRELCPLIQCITNYVSMDIMANTLLAAGASPAMIHALEEIPDFTPQVDGLCINIGTLTPQWITSMKTAAVKALESQKPWVLDPVAVGASKFRMDMCTELVRLNPTVIRGNASEILALAANSVAPSKGTDSSHISTDALEAAKDLACRTGAIVAVSGAVDLVTDGKRLLGVRNGVPLMQKITASGCAVTALIATLVAAHPSLPFEATAFALALFGMAGEIGMEKSNGPASLRMHLIDALHGLDEESVASRIKISWL; encoded by the exons ATGGAGGCTTTGAAAAACAATGAAAACTGGGGAAGTGATGCCTGGAAATGTATTTGCAGAGTGAGGGAATTGTGTCCTTTAATACAATGCATAACCAATTATGTATCGATGGACATAATGGCAAACACACTACTGGCTGCTGGGGCTTCTCCTGCCATGATTCATGCTTTAGAAGAAATACCTGATTTTACTCCTCAAGTGGATGGCTTGTGCATCAATATTGGGACCCTCACCCCACAATGGATTACTTCAATGAAAACTGCTGCAGTTAAGGCTCTTGAGTCTCAGAAGCCTTGGGTTTTGGATCCTGTGGCTGTTGGGGCTTCGAAATTCAGAATGGATATGTGCACGGAGTTAGTCAGGCTTAACCCCACGGTCATAAGGGGAAATGCTTCAGAGATCTTGGCACTAGCTGCTAATTCTGTTGCGCCATCCAAG GGAACAGACAGCAGCCACATATCAACAGATGCACTGGAAGCTGCAAAAGATTTAGCATGTAGAACTGGAGCTATAGTTGCAGTGTCAGGAGCTGTAGATCTTGTTACAGATGGAAAAAGACTACTGGGTGTGAGAAATGGAGTACCTCTGATGCAGAAGATCACAGCATCCGGTTGTGCAGTTACTGCACTTATTGCAACTTTAGTTGCAGCACACCCATCTCTTCCATTTGAGGCTACTGCTTTTGCTCTTGCTCTTTTTGGGATGGCAGGTGAAATCGGCATGGAAAAGTCAAATGGGCCTGCCTCATTGCGGATGCACCTGATAGATGCCCTTCATGGTTTAGATGAGGAATCAGTAGCATCAAGAATCAAGATTTCCTGGCTGTGA